The Thunnus maccoyii chromosome 12, fThuMac1.1, whole genome shotgun sequence genomic interval GGTGATTGGCCATTTTACAATAATGAGCCTCAAGAGACTGACCATCACAGCAGGAGAGGGAAATGTGGCAGAAATGCAACTAAAATAATTGatatattaacattaaaatttaaaagtaaCACTCCTGAATTGTCAGAATTGGCCCTCTACTCACCAGGGTCAACTATGAAAGGTCAGTCCTGCTGTAGATGCAGGAAGGCCGAGCAGAAAGTACATCATTTAAAAGCAGATATCTGTCACTCTCTGCTGGTTAACATGGTACACTGCACAAACCCCCTCGGTCAGATCATTTCCtgctttctcttcctttccctCCAAATTTGCAAATTGTCTATTTAAAAGTGCACACATGTTTTGCACCTATTTAATTCTGAAAAGAATTATAGTTTTGGTTCAACGCTTTATTTTTACAGGTGGATGCTTTCTTTACAATTTTCTGAAAAACTTGTGTTGAGCTTATTAGCAGTTGTTGACTTCACTGAGGAATTTCATTCAGATAACTGCTTCTTTTAAACCCaatttaatatttcaatatCATTCATTCTATCATTGAAAACTTAACTCCCTCTCTAGTTTGAACTGTATGTTTGGCAAATTTCACAATTTTGCACAATTTTGCATGTTTATCTGGCTGTCTCTGCTCTAGCTAAAGATATATTACACTTGCtattattttaactgtaagTGTACACTGTTTTCCCTCATATATATACCAAATTACATAGTTTGTTCCAGGAAACTTTGTAGAAAATGACTAGCAAgttttaaacctttaaaatgaagtgtaaatgtactttcatGTGTAATTCGGGtttaattcatagttttgttGTCTAGTTTATTCTCTCATTTGAAATATCCTCTAATgtaatattattcatttatgGCCATTATACAGACTGCATCATTACAATAAGCTCAAGGACACAAGCATAGAAatagttttaatgtttaaaaggTGATGTATGTAGAACAGCAGATGTTTGCTAGATGTAGCcactaattaaaaacactatCAGACTGTTGTATTCTCTAAGTATCTGTGGTTAAAAGCCTTTCAAGCAGAATTATCTGCTTACAAGTTGATCTTAATTCATCTTCAGCTGTTTtgtccaataaataaataaacaaacagataaaaaccaATTACACAAAAACCAATTGTACATACAACGCAATCCATCCTTCccaaaaataaaaccaattaACCAATCAGTCACTGTAGGCTGATTTCATTTGCTATTAAGACTCATTTAGCGAAGGCTGCAGTATAGAGTGGCAGATAATCAGCACCACATTTGATTATCCGTTGAGAGAATTATGCACTCCTCAGTGTGAGAAACTGGCCGGGTTACAGAgattatttctgttattatgGGGCTGAATGCCTCGGCCAATGGCCTCAATCCGATTTAGTGCTATCAGAGAGAGCGCCAGTGTTGTAAAGCAAACTCAAACTGTCGCATTAGTCCAGTGTGTGTCTTatagcagtggttctcaaacttcATCACTACATCAAgaacccctaaactgacacaaattagaccacagacccccatttgataagattctgccccagggtcccccatcttttgcttttagatgttttattagagaaagtgtatgaaacccatgacaaaaacagtcatacattctgtcattgtgttacttgatggatggaattatagtgaaaataaattattctccCTTTTGCTAGAGACCACCTGGAGCCCCCTCACGGACCCCTCGGAgtccccggaccccactttgagaaccactgtctTATAgcccgtgtgtgtatgtgtattcaCAATTTCAGGGTTAATTTCTCTGCAAGTTTGATAATTTTAATTAACAACAGAACACAGTGTTACTAAGTGTTGATTTTATATAGTTGTTTAGAAGTGTTGATTGGTGTGTTGCCAGTTAATTCATACAGATAAGACTCACCAGTTTTGACAGATGCAAAATAAAACCAATCTGTGAAATTTAAATGATGGTAGTAGAATTTTACACAGTAAACAATGGCAACATGttgatatttatattcataattaGTATAACATGATTTTGCTGTCTGCCAGTACTCCTTATCAAATACAAATAGTTTTAGGAAATTGTACAGTATCAACCGAAATGGATCACGGAgtctaaacatttttttacaaatattcgGCCCAGATCTGTCCAAGTTATTGTATGTTGTTCTGTGTTGGTTTGATCAACATGATTGTGCGGACATTTTGAGCAGAAGTCTactgaaaaacagatttcagTCTCAAGAGATCGTccttaaaatgtgattttaattaaATGGATTTACAATATTGTGATACTGAGTTGATAGTTTTGCTCTGCATTTAGTTGAAAGAAGTTGGAAAAAAAGCATAACAAATAAACCTtcataaataatcatcaaaAGCTTTATTACAGTGTAGCTTGATGATTGCAAATatattaatacaaaataaacaatcatTTCAATTTTCCAGTCTGTGTGATTTTACCTCCTGTATGTcattgtaaataatttattaaatatgaTCAATTATCTATAATTACTGGTGTGCAGTGTTTGCCAGAATGCTACAAGATTGGAAATATagcaaaatcattttaatttgacttcTCAAGTCAACTTGTAACAATATCTTAACTCGTCTTGCAACCAAATGTGTGATAATCATGAATACATCTAGCAAAACTGGATCAGCTCTCTCAAGCTACATCCTTTCTCACAGCAAATATCAGATATTTTTCTAGCAGCTCGTCTGATGCGATTGGACAGGGGGTACCAATGAGGAGCCAAGGCGAAGACATCCTTTTCCCCATCAGACTGTGAAAGCATGTGGACCGTCTCCGAAGCCTGCAGCTCCTCTGTGGTGGCATCCTGGTCCCCTGCacagaggagaaggaaagaaatcTAGAGAGATCTATAGTTTTATGCTCAGatcttgatgtttttattacattttggaGCAAACTGTATGACACAAGGTTATGCAGTTGCAAACTGACATGAATGCCACTAAAACACTGAGAAATTTATCTAGCTGTTTAttaattgaattatttaataAGTTGATAAAATAGCTATGAATCCATGAGAATATTCATCTTGCTGGATCAGAGGTAAGATATTCATAAAGCTTGATGAGAAAAATTATGTCTCTACAGCAGGAGAGATAAAGTTATACAGactcaaatctgtttttaaatgtttaaaatgttaaatatgccTGGTGACCATCCACAATACTGGTATTAAAGCAAACAGTGGCTCTCAACCAAAGGCACCTGATGTTAAAATTGTAACATAAAGTACTTACAGTGAGAAGTGAATTGACGCTGCCCCACTTCTACGTCTGGGATGCTTCTCCTAAGCCGAGAGTTACCACAGGATGAGACGGCGAGACGTATCAGCTCTCTCCCACACATCTTAATCCTCTCCTGCGTTTGAaccacacacactgctgctacAAACACCACCATCAGAGACAGCAAACACTTAGCAGCAGACATTGTAGGATGTCGTcccggatggatggatggatggatggattagAGAGGTTGGGCGTGTGGAGAGTAATAAGGATGTGTGATGACTTATGAGGTGATCTTGAGGGGGTTTATATAGTTAATATGTGCTACCTGTACTGacggctttaaaaaaaaaaaaaacactgaggcCACAGATTCTTCCAAAGATGTATTCAGCCTTGGTGAAGGAAAAGCATGTCCTGATCTCAAGCTCAGTATGAGAGTGATGCCCTCAAGGCTGAAACTCTCATTGAGATAAAAACCTAGACTGACAGTGATCTACGGTTTTAAAGTTTAGTGAATTATTTGCCGTTATTGAGGCTCAGAAGAACATCTGCTCTAGTCATGTTGTGACTCCACAGTAGTCTGCATTTGTACCTTTATTTAGAAAAGAAGGCCCTGTGCCTACTGATCTTTATGTGGTATCAGGATCAttcatttgttaattttgttgACGTCCCTGATTTCCCATTCGGCTACAATACAGCTCTCACATATGTTTAGAAATTGTCCAAACGTCATAATTCATGTTATTACAGTGAACTATTGTCCTTATGCATTGCTTTTTTACACCTTATCTTGACACATCTTGAGGGATGGGAGTTAATTGGAACAGAGTGCGACTGGCAAAAAAAGACGTCAAGGATATTGACACAACTATGCACACACATGGTCACCCCAGGCCTCACTGTATTTGCGTAATCATGCCAGAGATGAGTGTTTCATATTTCCAGCACTGATTAAAAATATGTAAGGTGGCACGTCAACATCTTAAATGTACTTCTGGCTATGCATGGCATTTTAACCTCTAATGACGTTATTCTTCACTGCAGTGATTGATTTACTACACTCAGCTGCTACGTGTTTATCCCCTTTATCCTacttatttctctttatttcttttagaaggtgttgggaaaaaaataagttgATGCTGTTCATTAACAGATATTTTATATAGATGTTGATAGATGAGCGTCTGTGGCTCAATGTGATACTGCACAATTGACTTTAATGTTTACTGAGGACTGTAAAAATTTTGATTTGGCTAATATGTTctctcaaatgttttgttctgcACTTCTTTTTCAtaactacagatgaaaaatgagTCCTTTCTGGAGTGAAAGGAAACATCTGTGGTTCCAGGTCTTCAAGATGTTAACTTCAAATGTTAACTCAACATTTAAGATCGACCAGAGTGGTTTTTGAGGTCGATGAAGTATGTGTCAGACCCCTC includes:
- the insl3 gene encoding insulin-like 3 (Leydig cell), whose protein sequence is MSAAKCLLSLMVVFVAAVCVVQTQERIKMCGRELIRLAVSSCGNSRLRRSIPDVEVGQRQFTSHWDQDATTEELQASETVHMLSQSDGEKDVFALAPHWYPLSNRIRRAARKISDICCEKGCSLRELIQFC